Genomic DNA from Clavibacter michiganensis:
TTGACGTGCCGGCCCGCGTCGTCGACGTGCACGGCGCGGGAGGAGGCGACGACGACGGATCCGCTCGCCCGCATCGCCGGCAGCAGCGCCTGGACGTCGGCCGCCGTGAACGCGACGAGGTCGACGAGCAGGTCGACGCCGTCGCCGGTCAGCCGCTCGATGCCGCGGGCGTCGGCGCGGTCGACGGCGTGGAAGCGCACGCCGAGGTCGGCGAGGGCGGCGGGCATGGCGAGCGGATCGCGGCCCGTCACGTCGACCGACCACCCGTCGCGCGCCAGTCGCTCGGCCGTCGCGCCGCCGATCGCGCCGGTCCCGCCGAGGACGAGGGCGCGACGCGCAGAGGAGGAGGGCATGGTCGTCGAGCCTAGGGGGAGGCGCGAGCGAGGCGTGACGGAGCATCGGTCCGCCAGGATGGGCGCATGCGCCTCCACGACTCCGAGGTCCGGCTGATCGACGCCGCAGAGGCCCTCGCCCGGACGCTCGGCGCGGACCCGGACCACACCATGGCGGCGGCGGCCCTCGACGTCGCCGGCCGGATCCACACCGGCGTCAACGTCTTCCACTTCACGGGCGGCCCGTGCGCGGAGCTCGTCGCGCTGGGCGCCGCCGCCGCCGCGCACGCGGGACCGCTCGTCGCGATGGCGGCGGTGGGCGACGGCGGTCGCGGGATCGCCCCGCCCTGCGGCCGGTGCCGCCAGGTGATGCTGGATCTCCAGCCCGGCATCCGCGTGGCCGTGCCCGGCGTCGACGGACCCGAGATGATCGCGATCCGCGACCTGCTGCCGGTCTCCTATTCGCTGCCCGACGCGTAGGCGACCGGGATCGCGTGCGGAGAGCGCGCGTGCCGCGACGGCGGCGCGTGGTGGAGAGCTCCGGAAATCGAACCAGACGAGGCACCCCGATAGGTGCGCTCCCCGAATGGAAGACAACCTAGCGGATCCGACAGGGCCGCCGCACGTCGGCCGCCGCCGCGCTCGGGATGCCGGCGTCGCGACGCCGGTGGGGAGGGAGCGTCAGCCGCCGACGGTCCGGACCCGCACCGTCTCGCCGTCGTCCTCCAGCTCGAACGCCAGCGTGGTGCCCAGGGGGAACGCGTCGCGGAGCTCCTGCGGCTGGTCGGCGGTGACGACGACGGCCGTGCGCGCGGGGACGGCGCCCGTGGCGCAGCCCTCGGGGCCCTCGACCGAACCGTCCTGCTTCGCCGGGCCGGCCACCAGGCAGACCTCCTCCGCGCCCGTCCTCGCCTCGACCCTCGGCACGCGTCCGACCGAGATCCCGTGGAACGTGGCGAAGAGCGAGCCGGGCGCGATGGATCCCGTGTCGACCGAGAGGTAGGTCGCGTTGTCCGGCACCGGCGGCGGCTCCAGCTCCAGCATCGCGACCGTGCCGCGCTCCTCGCCGAGCCACCAGGCGGTGCCACCCGCGGCGGCGACCGCGACGATCACGAGGGAGGCGGCCCAGGCGGCGACGAGGCGCGGGCGGATGCGCGGGCTGCGTCGCACGCGCCGGGGAGGTGCCGCGTCGGATCCGCCGTCGCGCGGGGCGGTCTCACGAGTGCCGTCCGGCTCGCCCCGATCAGGATCCGCCGAGGACGCCGCACCCCGCCCCTCGAGCTCGCGCAGCCGCGCGGATGCGGCGGCGTCGCGCGGATCCCGATCCGGCCCGAAGACGCGGCGGCGCAGCTCCGCGATCTCCGCCCGCCGGTCGTCGTCGTCCATCCCCGCATCGTGTCACGGGGCGGGCGATCCCGCTCAGCAGGCCGCGAACGCGTACCCGTCCTCGCTCGCGGGCACGAGGTCGCGGTCGCGCACGATGGCGCGGGGCGCGGGATCCAGCGCCAGGATCCGCGCGCACACCTCGTCGGCCGTGCCGCGCAGGTCGTCGGTGTACTCGACGTCGAGCACGTGCGGCCCGTAGACCGCCGTGTAGTCGGCGCACTCCTTCCAGCGGTCGCACTCCTCGGCGATGGCGAAGTCGAAGCCGGCCTCGTCGCGACCGCGGGACCCGATGTCGGTGGTGTTCTTCTGCGCGACGGCGAGGCCGCGGTCGTGCGCGTGATCCACGAGCAGAGTCGCGAGGGCCAGCGCGTCGTCCGCATCCAGGGCGCCCGCGGAGCGGTACCAGGAGTCGAGGTTGTCGAACTCGACCGCCTGGAACCCGGCGTCGGCGCAGCGGTCGACCGTCGTCGCCTGCCGGGCCGCGATGGCCGTGCGCTTCTGGGCGGTCGAGGTGTCGAGGATGAACTCGTCGTCCCAGTTCGGATCCACGAGCGGCCCGTCGTCGCCCTGCACCAGCAGGTCGTCGGGCCAGGTCTCGCCCGGCTGGGTCTGGAAGCCGTTCACGTAGCAGACGCCGTACGCGCCGCCGGCGGGCTCGTCCGTGCTGTCGCGGACGACGATGCCCGCGCCCGCCGGCACGGGGGAGGCGCCGCCGAGCTGGTAGTCGAAGCCCGTGCCGACGGGCGGCAGGGTGACGGCCGCGGTCGTGTCGGCCGCGAGCACGCCGGTCGTCGCGGCGGATGCGGCGGCTCCCGCCGACGCGGTCCCGGGACGCGGATCCGCCGTCGCGCAGCCGGAGAGGACGACGAGGGCGGCGGTCGCGAGGGCGGCGGAGAGGAGGTGGCGCATGATCCGACCCTAGGCGGGGCGATCCACGGTGCCCACCACCCGGAAGCGCTCCAGCACGATCTCGGTGTCGTCGTCGAGCCGGAACCCGGCGGGCAGTTCGGCCGCGACCTCGGCCGAGGCCCAGAACCCCTCGTGCCCGGCGCGCCACTCCGCCACCGTGGTGAATCCCTCGCCCTCGTCCACCGCGTGCGCGAGCGGCACGTCCGCGAGCCGCGCGACCTCCACGGCCGTCGTCTCGACCACGAGCACCGGACGCCCGGCGGAGTCGACGACGGCGCCGCGGGATCCGACGACCGGCAGCTCCTCGTCGTCGGCGTCGTACTGGACGAGCAGCGAGCTCGTCGAGGTCTTCTCGCCCGACACGATCGCGGCCACGAGCTGATCCCGCAGCGGCCCCGGGAACGCGAACTCGACGGGCGGGAGGTCGGCGTCGGGCGTCGTCATGCGTCGAGCGTAGGAGCCGGACGCCGGACGCCGCGCCCGGACGCCGCGCACCCGCCGGGCCAGGCTGGACGTGACCCCACGATCCCCGAACGAAGGCGCAGCGCATGAGCGAGATCCGCAACTCCGGCAACCAGTACGAGATCCAGGACCCGATCGCGCAGTACCCGTCCCCGCCGTTCCCGCAGCAGGAGCAGACGGGCCCCGGCGACGAGAAGCGCTTCGAGCCGACGCCCGACCACGGCCAGGACAGCTACGTCGGCTTCGGCCGCCTGGCGGGCCGCAGGGTCCTCATCACGGGCGCCGACTCCGGCATCGGGAAGGCCGTCGCCATCGCGTTCGCGCGCGAGGGCGCCGACATCGCGCTCAACTTCCTCGACGAGGAGCTCGAGGACGCGCGCGACACCGCGTCCACGATCGAGGCCGACGGGCGCACCGCCGCGCTCGTGCCCGGCGACATCTCCGACGAGACCGCGTGCCAGGACATCGTGCAGGCGTCCGTCGCGGCGCTCGGCGGGCTCGACTGCCTCGTGATGGTCGCGGGCTACCAGCGCAACGAGGACGACATCCTCGACCTCGACTCCGAGCAGCTCGACCGCACGATGAAGACCAACGTCTACTCGCTGTTCTGGCTGAGCAAGGCCGTGATCCCGCACCTCCCGAAGGGCGGCAGCATCATCACGACGAGCTCCTCGCAGGCGTACCAGCCGAGCCCCGACAAGATCGACTACGCCGTCTCCAAGGGCGCGATCCGCAACTTCACGCAGGGGCTCGCGCAGCAGCTCGCGCCGAAGGGGATCCGCGTCAACTCGGTCGCGCCCGGCCCGTTCTGGACCGTGCTGCAGCCCGTCGGCCAGTCCGCGTCGGACGTGGAGGAGTTCGGATCCCAGTCGGTCTACGGCCGCCCCGGCCAGCCCGCGGAGATCGCCGCGACCTACGTGTTCCTCGCGAGCCAGGAGTCGAGCTTCACGAGCGGCGAGACGATCGCGGTCACGGGCGGCACGCCCGTCCACTGACCCGGGACGCAGCCGCCGGGGAGAGGCGGCGGGGCGCGTCAGAACAGGCGCGCCCCGTCGTCCACGTCCTCGTCGCCGAGCGGGCGCTCGGTGCGGAGCACGGCCGGGCCCACCGTGAGGATCCCGTCGCCGAGCGGCTCGCAGCGCACCCCGCCGCGGCCGCGGAGCGCGCGGAAGGCGCCGGGCGCGAGCATCACGTCCATCCACGCGCACGGGTTCGCCGGGCGGTGGCCCTGGAACTCGACGGGCCCGTCGCCGGAGTCGATGCTGAAGCGCATGCCCCGCAGCCGGTCCACGTCCGCGCCGCGCAGCAGCACGTTGCGCCGGGTGTCGACGGGATCCAGGCCCGCGTCGACCCCGAGCTCCGCCGCCACGCGCTCCACCGACTCGACGGCCATCACCGTGACCGCCGCCGTGCGGTGCGCGCGCTGGCCGAAGTACCGGTCGCCGACGATCCCGAGGCCCGCGCGCACGCGCACCGACGACCGCGACGGCGGCTCGCCCGGCTCGTCACGCGGGCCGTCGGACGGGCGTCCCTCCAGCCGGTGCACCGGCGAGGCGACGAGGAACGCGATCTCCACGCGGTGCTCGTGCGGGAGATCGGCCATCCGGGAATCGTACGTGCCCATAGCACGGGGTACGTCGGCCCCGGGCGGACGCTCCACTCGTGGCTAGGATCGATGGGCGGGACGGGGTGACCGCATCCTGGGGGGTCACGTGGGCGAGCTTGCTCCCTCCGACGTGCGGCCTGGCGCCGGCTCCCGAGCGCAGTCGACGTTCCGCAGCATGACGCTCTCCAAGCCGCTGCACGCGCAGCTGCCCTTCATCCTGAGCCTCGCCGTGGTCGCCATCGTCGCGGGCGCGGACGACCTCGGCTCCCTGGCGGATCCCGGGTTCGTGGCGGGGACCGTCATCGCCGCGATCGTCACGATCATCGCGGCCGTCGTCCCCTGGGAGCGCATCGACTCCGACTGGGTGGCCGTGCTGCCGATGCTCGACTTCGCGGCGCTCGCCCTCTGCCACGACGCGATCGCCGACCAGGTGCCGTCGACCGCGTTCCTCCTCGTGTTCCCCGTGATCTGGCTGGCGTACTCCTTCGCCCTGCACGTCCTGTGGCTCGGCGCCCTCGGCACGGCGTCGGTGCTGGCGCTGCCCTACCTCCGGACGGGCACCCTGCCGGAGGGCGCGACCGGCTGGTCGCACCTCGTCGTGCTCCCGCTCGTGATGCTCCTCGTGGCCGTCGCCGTGAACCTGCTCGCGCAGCAGCTCATCCGGCAGCACGCGCGCCTGGAGGAGATGCAGCTCGAGCTGACCGGCACGCTCGTCGACCTGCAGGAGCGCAACACGATCATCGACGGCGTGCTCGACGCGATCGACGACACGGTCGTCGTCCTCGACGCCGGCGGGCGGATCATGATGCGCAACCGCGCCGCTCAGGAGCTCATGGCGCTCGCCGGCCCGGCCGACGCGGACGACCCGATGCTCGGCATCCACGTCTACGAGGAGGACCGCACCACGCTCGTGCCGCCCGAGCGCCAGCTCGTGGCCCGGGCCCGCGCCGGCGAGACCGTCGGGCGGGAGGTCTACTGGGTGGGCGACGGCGGCGCGCAGAAGGCCGTGCTCGCCTCGCTCTCGCCGCTCGTGGACGAGTCCGGGCGGGTGTTCGGCACGGTCGTCATCAGCACCGACGTCACGGCGCTCGCGCTCGCGGTCACCGAGCGCGAGGACTTCGTGGCGAGCGTCTCGCACGAGCTGAAGACGCCGCTCACCTCGATCCTCGGCTACGTCGAGCTCATCGCCGACGACCTCGTCGAGGACGACATCGACGACCGGATCACCGCGGCCCGCCTCGCGATCGTGGAGCGCAACGCGCAGCGCCTCCTCGGCCTCATCGGCGACCTCCTCACGGCGGCGCAGCACCGGCTCGCCGTCAACCGCAACCTCGTCGACGTGGGCGAGATCGTCGAGAACGCGCTCGACGTGATCCGCCCCCACGCGAAGGCGAGCGGCGTCACGCTGATCGAGCCGGAGTACGAGGAGCTGGTCGCCGAGGTCGACGCCGTGCGCATCGGCCAGGTGCTCGACAACCTGCTCAGCAACGCGGTGAAGTACACGCCGGAGGGCGGCACGGTCACCACCGAGGTGGACGTCGACGGCGACCACCTCCGCCTCTGCGTGACCGACGACGGCGTGGGCATGTCGGCGGAGGACACCGCGCAGCTGTTCACGCGCTTCTTCCGCACCAACTCGGCCCGCGCGAGCACGGTCGCGGGCGTGGGGCTCGGCCTCAGCATCACCCGCTCGATCGTGGAGGCGCACGACGGGTCCATCGAGGTGGAGAGCGCCGTCGGCACGGGCACCACGATGCGCGTGCGGCTGCCGCTGCGCGTCGGCGGTGCCACATCCCGCCCGACTTGAGCTGATCTTGTCCCCACCTTGATCCGATCCGGCATCCGGCGGTGTCACGCTCGGAGGACGACGGGGCCACCCGTCCGACACGAGCGATCGAAGGACCGGATGATCCCCCACGACCACCCCGCGAGCGGCACCCGAGCCGCGCGCACCGGGTGCCGTGCCGGATCCACGGATGCGCGGCCGGTGCCCGACGGCGGCCTCCCCGGTCCTTCGGATCGTCTCGTCGGCGGCCGGGCGTGAACGCCCATGCCGCCCGTGTCCCGCAGCTCCCCCCGCTCCTCGACGTCCGCGTCCTGGAGCAGCTGCTGGTCGAGCTGTCGGATGAGCCCGGCCCCGCCCGTCTGTCCGTCGTCCCCGCGACGGGCACTCCCGCTCCGCCCCCCGGTGTTCCCGCGCCGGGCGGCGTGACCCCGCCGCGCGGCCACCCCGAGCCGCGCCGCGGGACCCCGTCGTCCGGATCCCCCCTCCCGGACGACCGCCTCGCGACCCGCGGTGCCCCCGCACCGGGTCGCGGGCAGGCGCCGGCCGGATCCCCCCGTCCGGTCGGCGCCCCCGCCTCCGCCTCCGCTCCCGCTCCCGCTGAGCCGACCTGCCCCGGCGCGCTCACCGACGGGCAGCACGCCTGCGTCGACTTCCTGCGCTTCTTCGTCGACCTGTGGCCGAGCCGCTGGGACCGCCTCGACACGGCCGTGCGCGCCGGCGACCGGCCGGCGGCGCTCGACGCGTGCCTGAGCGTGAAGAGCTCGGCGGCGATGGTCGGCGCGCTCCTGCTCAGCGACGTCGCGGCGCACCTCGAGCGGGCCATCCGCTCCGCCGACCACGCCCGCGCCCAGGCGATGCTGCCGGAGCTCGGCGAGGTGGGCGAGCGGAGCATGGACGCGATGCGGTCCTGGATCCGCGCGGAGCAGGGGCACCCGCCCGACTAGACCCGTGCGCGAGGCAGCCCCGACGGCCCGCGCGCACGCCCGACCGGCTCCCGCGACAGGCCGGTCGGAGGAACGGAGCGGGATCCCACCCGAGGGGACCCCGATCCACGGCGCAGCTGCCGCGGGACCGACCGGTCCCGCGGCAGCCCCAGGACGCCCGTCGGCGCTCGGCGGCTCAGTCGCGCGGCGGCGCGAGCCGGTAGCCGACGCCGCGCACCGTCTGGATCCACCGCGCCTCGCGCGGGTCGTCGTGCAGCTTCCGGCGCAGGTTGCCGAGGTGCACCTCGACCGCGCGCTCCTCCGGCTCGGTGGAGGAGGCGACGGCGTAGGAGCCGCTGCGGATGTCGCGCACGAGGTCGCCCTTGGTGCGCACGCGCCCCCCGCTCGCGAGGATGGACGCGAGCAGGTCGAACTCGGTGCGCGTGAGGTCGACCGGCTCGCCGTCGACCGTGACGTGGCGCGTGCCCTCGTCGAGCTCGAGGCCGTTGTGGCGCAGGACGTCCTCGTCCGCGGACGCGGGTTCGGTCGGCGCCGTCGCCGGGACGACGGGCGTGGCGGCGGGGGCCTCGGGCTGCGCCGGCTCCTCCGCCTCGACGGCGGGGCTCGGGGTGCTCGGAGCGCTCGGGGCGCTCGGCGCCGCCGGGACGCCGGCCGCGGGGGTCGCCGTCGCGTCCCCGCCGCCGCGCGGTCGCCGCATCATCGCGGAGATGCGCGCGCGGAGCTCGCGCGGACGGAACGGCTTCACGATGTAGTCATCCGCGCCGGCCTCGAGCCCGAGCAGGGTGTCGACCTCCTCGCCCTGCGCGGTGAGCATCACGATGTAGGCGTCGCTCACGAGGCGGATGCGGCGCGCGGCCTCGAAGCCGTCGAAGTCGGGCAGGCCCACGTCGAGCGTGATGACGTCCGGGGAGACCTCCGCGGCCAGACGCACGCCGTCGGTCGCGGTGCCGGCGGAGTGCACCTCGAAGCCGCCCTGGCGCAGGACCACCTCGAGCAGCTGGCGAATGTCGCCGTCGTCCTCGATGACCAGAGCCACACGTCCGCTGTCCACTACCGCCCCCTCGCCTGCCGCACGAGCGGCCGATCCCCCGGATCCGCGTCAGGCGCCGGACTCCCCACGCTAGCGGACCGCCGAGACCCCGCCGCCGCCGCGGCGGGATGGGGTACGGGCGATCGGGATCAGGTGACGGGGGAGGAGCCGGGCACGGCGACGAGCACGAGCACGGCGCCGAGGATGTACGCCGCGAGCGACGCGCCCACGCCGATCAGCAGCACCAGCCACGGCCGGGTGCGCCCGCGGATCATGCCGACGAGCGCGACGATCACCGCGATCCCCGTGAGCAGCAGCGGGCCCGCGACAGCGGTCCCGTAGCCGATGGTGAAGAGCGAGTCGCGGCAGACGTAGGCGTCCACGTCGCACGCGTCGGTGACGAAGATGAGGCCGAGCCCGAGGGCCGCGATGCTGCCGCCCACGACGGCGGCGACGAGCATCGAGACGAGCGTGGTGACGAGGACGCGGCGGTCGATCCGGCGGATCCAGCGGGGCACCCAGTCGGGGCCGGCGGGATCCTCGTCGCGGACGGCGGAGCCGGCGCGTCCGGCCCCTCCGCGGCGAGGCGCCTCCTCGTCCGACGCGTCGCGTCCGCGTCCGCGGGGGAGCGTCGGCAGGGCGATCCGCGGCACCTCCGGCAGGCGGCGCCGTCGAGCCGGCGGGGCGGCGGCGCGGCGTCCGCGGGCGGCGCGGCGGCCGGGGGCCGGGGTCGCGTCGTCGTCGGGGGTCACGGCACGAGACTACGGGGCGCGTGCGGCGGGGCGGGAATCGGCCGGGGCGGGAGGAGCGGGCGCGGCCGTGCCGCGCGGGCCCGGCGGATCAGAAGATCATCGGCCGGTCGTCGTCGAGCTCGGTCTCCACGTCGAGGTCCACGGCCACCGGCACGTGGTCGCTCGGGCCGTCGCCCTTGCGCTCGTCGCGGTGGATCCGCGGCGCGCCCACGAGCTCCTGGAACCGGTCGTTCCCGAGGATGAAGTCGATCCGCATGCCCTCGTTCCGCGGGAACCGCAGCTGCTGGTAGTCCCAGTACGTGTATCCCTCGGGGATCGAGGGACGCACGACGTCCGCGAGGCCGGCGTCGAGGAACGCGGCGAAGGCGGCGCGCTCGGGCGCGGATGTGTGGGTCTTGCCCTCGAAGAGCGCGGGATCCCACACGTCGGTGTCGAGCGGCGCCACGTTCCAGTCGCCCATGAGCGCGAGCGGGGTGGCGGGATCCGCGGCGAGCCAGGCGCGCGTGTCGGCCGCGAGCGCCCCGAGCCACTCGAGCTTGTAGGAGTAGTGCGGATCGTCGAGGCCGCGGCCGTTGGGGACGTAGAGGCTCCAGAGGCGGACGCCCGCGACGGTCGCGCCCATCGCGCGCGCCTCGAGCGGCGGCTGCCCGGAGGCGTCGGGCTTGCCGAAGCGCGGCATCCCCTCGAACGTCGTCACGACGTCCTCGAGCGGCAGGCGGCTCGCGATCGCGACGCCGTTCCACTGGCTGAGCCCGTGCACGGCGACCTCGTAGCCGGCCTCCTCGAACGCCTGCATCGGGAACTGCTCCGGCTTGCACTTGATCTCCTGCATGGCCAGCACGTCGACGTCCTCGCGCACGAGCCAGTCGACGACGCGGCCCACGCGGGTGCGGATGGAGTTGACGTTCCAGGTGGCGACGCGCATGCGTCCACGGTACCGGGAGCGGGCCGGGCGGCCGTCCGCGCGGAGGGTCAGCCGATGCTGCCGACGCGCACCGTGACGGCCGCGAGCGCGGCGGCCTCGGGGCCCACCGACTCGGCGAGGCTCGCGCGGATCGCGTCGACGGCGGCGCGCGCGGTGTCGCTCGCGCGGCTCGACGCGTCCACCGCGATGGACGCCTCGACGAGCACGGTGCCCTCGCCGGTCTCGACGGTGACGAGCTGCTCGGTCGCCGT
This window encodes:
- a CDS encoding cytidine deaminase, producing the protein MRLHDSEVRLIDAAEALARTLGADPDHTMAAAALDVAGRIHTGVNVFHFTGGPCAELVALGAAAAAHAGPLVAMAAVGDGGRGIAPPCGRCRQVMLDLQPGIRVAVPGVDGPEMIAIRDLLPVSYSLPDA
- a CDS encoding endo alpha-1,4 polygalactosaminidase, with the protein product MRHLLSAALATAALVVLSGCATADPRPGTASAGAAASAATTGVLAADTTAAVTLPPVGTGFDYQLGGASPVPAGAGIVVRDSTDEPAGGAYGVCYVNGFQTQPGETWPDDLLVQGDDGPLVDPNWDDEFILDTSTAQKRTAIAARQATTVDRCADAGFQAVEFDNLDSWYRSAGALDADDALALATLLVDHAHDRGLAVAQKNTTDIGSRGRDEAGFDFAIAEECDRWKECADYTAVYGPHVLDVEYTDDLRGTADEVCARILALDPAPRAIVRDRDLVPASEDGYAFAAC
- a CDS encoding ASCH domain-containing protein, which produces MTTPDADLPPVEFAFPGPLRDQLVAAIVSGEKTSTSSLLVQYDADDEELPVVGSRGAVVDSAGRPVLVVETTAVEVARLADVPLAHAVDEGEGFTTVAEWRAGHEGFWASAEVAAELPAGFRLDDDTEIVLERFRVVGTVDRPA
- a CDS encoding SDR family oxidoreductase; translated protein: MSEIRNSGNQYEIQDPIAQYPSPPFPQQEQTGPGDEKRFEPTPDHGQDSYVGFGRLAGRRVLITGADSGIGKAVAIAFAREGADIALNFLDEELEDARDTASTIEADGRTAALVPGDISDETACQDIVQASVAALGGLDCLVMVAGYQRNEDDILDLDSEQLDRTMKTNVYSLFWLSKAVIPHLPKGGSIITTSSSQAYQPSPDKIDYAVSKGAIRNFTQGLAQQLAPKGIRVNSVAPGPFWTVLQPVGQSASDVEEFGSQSVYGRPGQPAEIAATYVFLASQESSFTSGETIAVTGGTPVH
- a CDS encoding MOSC domain-containing protein; protein product: MADLPHEHRVEIAFLVASPVHRLEGRPSDGPRDEPGEPPSRSSVRVRAGLGIVGDRYFGQRAHRTAAVTVMAVESVERVAAELGVDAGLDPVDTRRNVLLRGADVDRLRGMRFSIDSGDGPVEFQGHRPANPCAWMDVMLAPGAFRALRGRGGVRCEPLGDGILTVGPAVLRTERPLGDEDVDDGARLF
- a CDS encoding sensor histidine kinase, which codes for MTLSKPLHAQLPFILSLAVVAIVAGADDLGSLADPGFVAGTVIAAIVTIIAAVVPWERIDSDWVAVLPMLDFAALALCHDAIADQVPSTAFLLVFPVIWLAYSFALHVLWLGALGTASVLALPYLRTGTLPEGATGWSHLVVLPLVMLLVAVAVNLLAQQLIRQHARLEEMQLELTGTLVDLQERNTIIDGVLDAIDDTVVVLDAGGRIMMRNRAAQELMALAGPADADDPMLGIHVYEEDRTTLVPPERQLVARARAGETVGREVYWVGDGGAQKAVLASLSPLVDESGRVFGTVVISTDVTALALAVTEREDFVASVSHELKTPLTSILGYVELIADDLVEDDIDDRITAARLAIVERNAQRLLGLIGDLLTAAQHRLAVNRNLVDVGEIVENALDVIRPHAKASGVTLIEPEYEELVAEVDAVRIGQVLDNLLSNAVKYTPEGGTVTTEVDVDGDHLRLCVTDDGVGMSAEDTAQLFTRFFRTNSARASTVAGVGLGLSITRSIVEAHDGSIEVESAVGTGTTMRVRLPLRVGGATSRPT
- a CDS encoding Hpt domain-containing protein; the encoded protein is MTPPRGHPEPRRGTPSSGSPLPDDRLATRGAPAPGRGQAPAGSPRPVGAPASASAPAPAEPTCPGALTDGQHACVDFLRFFVDLWPSRWDRLDTAVRAGDRPAALDACLSVKSSAAMVGALLLSDVAAHLERAIRSADHARAQAMLPELGEVGERSMDAMRSWIRAEQGHPPD
- a CDS encoding response regulator transcription factor gives rise to the protein MDSGRVALVIEDDGDIRQLLEVVLRQGGFEVHSAGTATDGVRLAAEVSPDVITLDVGLPDFDGFEAARRIRLVSDAYIVMLTAQGEEVDTLLGLEAGADDYIVKPFRPRELRARISAMMRRPRGGGDATATPAAGVPAAPSAPSAPSTPSPAVEAEEPAQPEAPAATPVVPATAPTEPASADEDVLRHNGLELDEGTRHVTVDGEPVDLTRTEFDLLASILASGGRVRTKGDLVRDIRSGSYAVASSTEPEERAVEVHLGNLRRKLHDDPREARWIQTVRGVGYRLAPPRD
- a CDS encoding exodeoxyribonuclease III produces the protein MRVATWNVNSIRTRVGRVVDWLVREDVDVLAMQEIKCKPEQFPMQAFEEAGYEVAVHGLSQWNGVAIASRLPLEDVVTTFEGMPRFGKPDASGQPPLEARAMGATVAGVRLWSLYVPNGRGLDDPHYSYKLEWLGALAADTRAWLAADPATPLALMGDWNVAPLDTDVWDPALFEGKTHTSAPERAAFAAFLDAGLADVVRPSIPEGYTYWDYQQLRFPRNEGMRIDFILGNDRFQELVGAPRIHRDERKGDGPSDHVPVAVDLDVETELDDDRPMIF